The following are encoded together in the Ketobacter sp. MCCC 1A13808 genome:
- a CDS encoding ABC transporter substrate binding protein, whose product MKRVRVYICILALLNVAGANAQQQAKKHVLFLSSYTPSYPTFYEQLSGLSSVLHPDDVQLDIEFMDVKRFGHFDASIQHNLEYKLKNLPPYDLIISGDDAATQFVTQRRYGLFSDIPIVFFGVNDIDYGLSFDEDPQVTGVVEKASISDTLILIQDLFGSDAPLVVITDESPTGQVDLRRFYKETGQLGFDHYEVLSLTNNSFNEMLEKTSHLHAPSSILLLSCYVDRLGESQEFLTTLKQIYRNSSVPIFHMWRHSLGQGIFGGKLVSHFEQGKAAAAMANRILQGIPVSKTPVQGDSTNRYLFDFNEVQRFGFTLAEMPRSSQFINQPRPPDRTLLYLIIAALCCALLIAVTLTLMFRTQIRKSIEKRMLTANQELEREVISRTQALEIARLESENLLRLRNSILDNSLVGMVLIKNNKVEWINQQAESLFGYSAEEVLGNDAAFLQLNAAALTEFQSRSRQALKQGDTYQTEFSLNHRNGKTFWCIVSGKALDPEDLEKGVLYIMMDINSRKIMEDELKQLNTKLETQATTDYLTKLYNRRFVCERMEQEITRSNRYNTRFSVILLDIDHFKILNDRFGHDIGDLVLKELADLLKSSCRQVDTVARWGGEEFLILCPSTDPVDAAKLAELLRRRIELHAFSHAGKVTASFGVAGFLVKQSMASLIKTADNALYQAKEVRNTVIAPEPTHLHRA is encoded by the coding sequence ATGAAGCGAGTGCGAGTCTATATTTGCATACTGGCATTACTGAACGTAGCCGGAGCCAACGCGCAACAACAGGCCAAAAAACACGTCCTGTTTTTATCCTCCTATACCCCCAGCTATCCTACGTTTTATGAACAGCTGTCCGGCCTCAGTTCAGTGCTTCATCCGGACGACGTACAGCTCGACATTGAATTTATGGATGTCAAACGTTTCGGCCACTTTGACGCATCCATTCAACACAACCTGGAATACAAACTAAAAAACCTGCCACCCTATGACCTGATTATTAGCGGAGACGACGCCGCCACCCAATTCGTCACCCAGCGTCGCTACGGTTTGTTCTCCGATATTCCTATCGTCTTTTTTGGCGTGAATGATATTGATTATGGGCTTAGCTTTGATGAGGATCCCCAGGTAACCGGGGTGGTTGAAAAGGCCTCAATTTCCGACACACTGATCCTGATTCAGGATTTATTCGGATCGGATGCGCCGCTGGTGGTCATCACAGATGAGTCACCCACGGGACAGGTGGATCTGCGTCGTTTTTACAAAGAAACCGGACAACTGGGTTTTGATCACTACGAAGTGCTATCACTCACCAATAACAGTTTTAATGAAATGCTGGAAAAAACCAGCCATCTACATGCACCATCCAGTATTCTGCTCCTGTCTTGTTATGTGGACCGATTGGGCGAATCACAAGAATTCCTCACAACGTTAAAACAGATTTACCGCAATAGCAGCGTTCCTATTTTTCATATGTGGCGACATAGCCTTGGACAGGGAATCTTCGGCGGTAAACTGGTTTCTCATTTTGAGCAAGGGAAAGCGGCGGCCGCCATGGCCAATCGGATTTTGCAGGGCATTCCCGTCAGTAAGACGCCGGTTCAAGGCGACTCAACCAACAGATACTTGTTCGATTTCAATGAAGTGCAGCGATTCGGGTTTACACTCGCCGAAATGCCTCGCTCCAGTCAATTTATCAATCAACCCCGGCCACCGGACCGCACCCTGCTCTATTTGATAATAGCGGCACTTTGTTGCGCTCTCCTGATCGCGGTGACGCTGACCTTGATGTTCCGCACACAAATCAGGAAAAGTATAGAAAAGCGGATGCTTACTGCAAACCAGGAACTGGAAAGAGAGGTGATTTCCCGCACCCAGGCCCTGGAAATAGCTCGCCTGGAATCCGAAAACCTGCTGCGACTACGAAACAGCATTCTCGATAATAGCTTGGTCGGCATGGTATTGATCAAGAACAACAAGGTGGAATGGATTAATCAGCAAGCGGAATCCCTATTTGGTTATAGCGCGGAAGAGGTTCTCGGTAATGATGCGGCCTTTTTGCAACTGAATGCGGCCGCGCTCACCGAGTTTCAGTCCCGATCCAGACAGGCGCTGAAACAAGGGGATACCTACCAGACCGAGTTTTCACTCAATCACAGAAACGGAAAAACTTTTTGGTGCATTGTCAGCGGAAAAGCCCTGGATCCAGAAGATCTGGAAAAAGGGGTTCTCTATATTATGATGGATATCAACTCGCGCAAGATTATGGAAGACGAGCTAAAACAGCTCAATACCAAGCTGGAAACTCAGGCCACCACAGACTATTTGACCAAACTTTATAATCGTCGTTTTGTGTGTGAAAGAATGGAGCAAGAGATTACCCGTAGCAATCGATACAACACGCGGTTTTCTGTCATCCTTCTGGATATCGATCACTTTAAAATTCTAAATGATCGTTTCGGCCACGACATCGGTGACCTGGTATTGAAAGAGCTAGCCGATCTATTGAAGTCCTCCTGTCGGCAGGTCGATACGGTGGCACGCTGGGGAGGCGAGGAGTTTCTAATCCTGTGTCCCTCGACCGACCCCGTTGATGCGGCAAAACTCGCCGAACTGCTTCGCCGCAGGATAGAACTGCACGCCTTCAGCCATGCGGGTAAGGTAACCGCATCGTTCGGTGTCGCCGGCTTTCTGGTGAAACAGTCCATGGCAAGCCTGATCAAAACGGCAGACAACGCGCTCTACCAAGCCAAGGAGGTACGCAATACGGTCATTGCTCCGGAGCCGACGCATTTGCACCGGGCCTGA
- a CDS encoding endonuclease/exonuclease/phosphatase family protein: MLRLVTYNIHSGIGVDGIQSYRRIGEFLKQQQVDIALIQEMDTRPSQRDTDKDIEDLCAGHFSTLVPSPAIELEQGWYGNVILARFPVLFSHTLDVSQAGFQPRNVQEAVLQTERGALHVVNTHKGLNRLERRRQLALLDQHLRQTEISGQLPLLVGGDFNEWQFFSSAFRHINQVLHPHPVAASFPTRWPLFRLDRIWSRPANIVRNATVLKTPETRIYSDHYPVLAEIELLR; encoded by the coding sequence ATGCTCAGACTTGTAACCTATAACATACATAGCGGAATCGGCGTGGATGGTATTCAGAGCTACCGCCGTATCGGAGAGTTCCTGAAGCAGCAGCAAGTGGATATCGCGCTCATTCAGGAAATGGACACCCGGCCTTCCCAACGGGACACGGACAAAGATATTGAGGATTTGTGTGCCGGTCACTTTTCGACCCTGGTTCCTTCGCCGGCAATCGAGCTGGAGCAGGGGTGGTATGGCAATGTGATTCTTGCGCGCTTTCCGGTCTTGTTCAGCCATACCTTGGATGTTAGTCAGGCTGGGTTTCAGCCACGCAATGTGCAGGAGGCGGTGTTGCAAACAGAGCGAGGGGCGCTGCACGTAGTGAATACGCATAAGGGGCTGAACCGGCTGGAGCGACGCAGGCAGTTAGCATTGCTGGATCAGCATTTGCGCCAGACCGAGATAAGCGGACAACTGCCCTTGTTGGTGGGGGGGGATTTTAATGAGTGGCAATTCTTCAGCTCTGCGTTCCGGCATATTAATCAGGTATTGCATCCGCATCCGGTGGCGGCCAGCTTTCCGACCCGGTGGCCTCTGTTTCGCTTGGACAGAATATGGTCCCGCCCGGCCAATATTGTACGAAATGCGACGGTGTTAAAAACACCCGAGACCCGAATCTACTCCGATCATTACCCGGTTTTGGCAGAAATCGAGTTGTTACGCTAA
- a CDS encoding VOC family protein: MFSSTLTHIALHVTQIGASVDFYRRYCNMHIIHQRNEGEIVWLAEPGREKEFIFVLMAGGKKQQHPEQDYSHLGFAVQSKADVDRIAQQAESDGLLIWPPREDPFPVGYFCGVKDPSGNYIEFSYGQPLGPGAEEFQALPKHA; encoded by the coding sequence ATGTTTTCCAGCACGTTGACACACATTGCGTTGCACGTAACGCAGATAGGTGCCAGCGTCGATTTTTACCGGCGCTATTGCAACATGCATATTATTCACCAACGCAATGAAGGCGAAATTGTCTGGTTAGCGGAACCCGGCCGGGAAAAGGAGTTTATTTTTGTTCTGATGGCGGGCGGTAAAAAACAACAGCACCCGGAACAGGATTACTCTCATCTGGGCTTTGCTGTTCAATCCAAAGCCGATGTGGACCGGATAGCACAACAGGCCGAGTCCGACGGTTTACTTATCTGGCCACCACGGGAAGACCCCTTTCCCGTGGGTTACTTTTGCGGAGTCAAAGATCCCTCCGGCAACTATATTGAATTCAGTTACGGACAACCCCTGGGGCCAGGCGCTGAAGAGTTTCAGGCACTGCCCAAGCACGCATAG
- a CDS encoding VTT domain-containing protein translates to MNPSALFDVNNNCWRRAFASYAAPLIDCANYYRALHDSICRAKHSIFIVGWDIDSRIRLLRGEQENGSEAPSCISELIAWKARQNPDIQIYLLRWDSSLAFFSMRELWAKEVWDDLTPDNVHTCLDDTIPMGGCQHQKVVLIDDEVAFSGGMDVTTARWDTRDHKVEEPERKDEEGVYGPLHDVQVVVSGEIVQHFAELCRWRWNRAADFDAIPPRKITSEAGVPASWPSQYKPVFEAIPCAIARTIPYMDDAEPAQEVRNMLLNLIASASDFIYIENQFASRKEIADALNRRMKACPSLKVLLVSSYKPKGTMECETYWAGRIDFKRILQQGVDPGRVEIASSLAVAETGTVGHKRIHSKVMTIDDRYLVIGSSNLSNRSMTFDTECDLIFAGDSDSNRERITRVRNDLIAEHTGRSVSQVAEALRKENPLARLMTPISESRYHLKTVEDDAFTDQSWQQILEPFSDPEEPLCPPLPTVNGKKISVPNPRRKTLIMSLVAGTVILLLSLGALANHFIPWLTADNLKAFLESTQGTTWAVPAVVALYIVGGVFFFPVTLLSLAVAAVFGPVWGPVYGMLGALASATLLFFVGQKLGDQGLRKLGGHKVQLLDEKFSNSGVIGVAALRLIPVAPYSLVNLIGGISSIRLSVFLCGTFIGMAPPMIAKGLVGDSLAKIFLHPSLETILYLIAGIVFWVAIAVASQYLVKFIQQRKEQNAQTCNL, encoded by the coding sequence GTGAATCCATCCGCATTGTTTGACGTGAATAACAATTGTTGGCGCAGGGCATTTGCAAGTTACGCTGCACCATTGATCGATTGTGCTAACTATTACCGTGCGTTGCATGACTCCATTTGCCGGGCGAAGCACAGTATATTTATTGTCGGCTGGGATATTGATAGTCGTATCCGCTTGTTGCGCGGTGAACAAGAAAACGGGAGTGAAGCGCCCTCTTGTATCTCGGAATTGATAGCCTGGAAGGCACGCCAAAATCCTGATATTCAGATTTACCTTTTGCGTTGGGATTCCTCGTTGGCGTTTTTTAGCATGCGTGAGCTGTGGGCCAAAGAAGTTTGGGATGACCTGACACCGGATAATGTGCACACCTGCCTGGACGATACAATCCCAATGGGGGGCTGTCAGCATCAGAAGGTGGTTTTAATTGATGACGAGGTTGCGTTCAGCGGTGGCATGGATGTGACGACGGCACGTTGGGATACGCGGGATCATAAAGTCGAGGAACCGGAGCGTAAAGATGAAGAAGGTGTTTACGGTCCGCTGCATGATGTGCAGGTCGTGGTAAGCGGAGAGATCGTTCAGCATTTTGCGGAATTGTGCCGTTGGCGCTGGAATCGTGCGGCTGATTTCGACGCTATTCCGCCGCGAAAAATCACTTCTGAAGCGGGTGTGCCGGCATCGTGGCCATCGCAGTATAAGCCTGTATTTGAGGCAATACCCTGTGCCATCGCGAGAACGATTCCGTATATGGACGATGCAGAACCGGCGCAGGAAGTGCGCAATATGCTGTTGAATTTAATTGCGTCAGCATCGGATTTTATCTATATCGAAAATCAATTCGCCAGTCGCAAGGAAATTGCCGACGCATTAAATCGACGAATGAAAGCCTGCCCCAGTTTAAAGGTGTTGTTGGTCAGTTCCTATAAACCGAAAGGGACGATGGAATGCGAAACGTACTGGGCTGGACGAATTGACTTCAAACGTATTTTGCAGCAAGGAGTGGACCCCGGCCGGGTCGAAATTGCCAGCTCGTTAGCGGTAGCCGAAACCGGCACCGTCGGCCACAAACGGATTCATTCCAAAGTGATGACCATTGATGATCGTTACCTGGTCATCGGTTCCTCTAATCTGAGCAATCGTTCCATGACGTTCGATACCGAATGCGATTTGATTTTTGCAGGCGACAGCGACAGTAACCGCGAGCGAATAACCCGGGTGCGCAACGATTTGATCGCAGAGCATACCGGGCGTAGCGTGTCTCAGGTGGCGGAGGCGTTGCGAAAGGAAAACCCGTTAGCGCGATTGATGACGCCGATTTCGGAATCCCGTTATCATCTGAAAACGGTCGAAGACGATGCCTTTACCGATCAATCCTGGCAGCAGATTCTGGAACCGTTTTCCGATCCGGAAGAACCGTTGTGTCCGCCGTTGCCAACGGTAAACGGCAAAAAAATAAGCGTACCCAATCCACGCAGAAAGACTCTGATAATGAGTCTGGTGGCCGGCACGGTAATTTTACTGTTGTCGTTGGGCGCGTTGGCGAATCATTTTATACCTTGGTTAACTGCTGATAATCTTAAGGCCTTTCTGGAAAGTACCCAGGGAACCACCTGGGCGGTCCCGGCGGTGGTCGCGCTTTATATCGTCGGCGGCGTATTCTTTTTTCCGGTTACGCTATTGTCATTGGCAGTGGCCGCCGTGTTTGGGCCAGTGTGGGGGCCGGTCTATGGCATGCTGGGCGCGCTGGCGAGTGCCACTTTGTTGTTTTTTGTCGGTCAGAAATTGGGTGATCAGGGGTTGCGTAAGTTGGGTGGCCACAAAGTGCAATTGCTGGATGAAAAGTTCAGCAACAGCGGTGTGATCGGCGTTGCCGCATTGCGGCTAATTCCGGTAGCTCCCTACAGTCTGGTCAATCTGATCGGCGGCATTTCCTCGATCCGGCTGTCGGTGTTCTTATGCGGGACCTTTATTGGGATGGCTCCTCCTATGATCGCCAAAGGGTTGGTGGGCGATTCGTTGGCAAAAATATTTCTGCACCCTTCCTTGGAAACGATCCTGTATCTGATCGCCGGTATCGTGTTTTGGGTTGCCATCGCGGTGGCTTCGCAATACCTGGTGAAATTCATACAGCAACGAAAGGAGCAGAATGCTCAGACTTGTAACCTATAA
- a CDS encoding uracil-xanthine permease family protein, with translation MNSSDSAPSDMIYPLDSKPPFMEATFAAIQHVLASFVGIITPTLIIGGVLGLGEHIPYLISMSLMVSGVGTFIQARRPAGIGAGMICVQGTSFAFLGTILAAGFIAKGQGGGPDEMLSLIFGVCFLGAFIEMFLSQLMHKLSKVITPLVTGIVITIIGISLIKVGMTDLAGGFNATDFGSWQNLSLGLFVLVLIIALNQSRNQWIRLTSIVSGLVAGFIISGFLGKLDFSHLSSLPLISVPVPFKYGFSFDWAAFVPIALIYVITTIESTGDITANCLISKQPIEGDSYLKRVKGGVLADGLNSAIAAIFNTFPNTTFSQNNGVIQLTGIASRHVGLFIAVVLMVLGLFPVIGGILQQIPKPVLGGATLVMFGTVAAAGVKILANEDLDRRKMLIMAVSFGVGLGVSMVPNVLDVTPKVIQNIFGSPVTTGGLMAIVLNLLMPEEHRATEPVLSKA, from the coding sequence ATGAATTCCAGCGATTCAGCACCGTCTGATATGATTTACCCTCTAGATTCGAAGCCTCCCTTTATGGAGGCTACGTTTGCTGCGATCCAGCATGTACTGGCCAGTTTCGTGGGCATTATCACCCCCACACTGATCATTGGCGGAGTGCTCGGTTTGGGGGAGCATATTCCCTATTTAATTAGTATGTCACTGATGGTGTCCGGAGTGGGCACCTTCATCCAGGCGAGAAGACCCGCTGGTATCGGGGCAGGCATGATTTGTGTTCAGGGCACCAGCTTTGCTTTTCTGGGCACTATTCTGGCTGCGGGCTTCATCGCCAAAGGTCAGGGCGGTGGGCCGGATGAAATGCTGTCTTTAATTTTTGGCGTGTGCTTTTTAGGTGCATTTATTGAAATGTTTCTGAGCCAGCTTATGCATAAACTGAGTAAGGTGATTACGCCGTTGGTGACCGGAATTGTAATCACCATCATTGGAATCAGCTTAATCAAAGTGGGGATGACGGATCTGGCTGGCGGTTTTAACGCGACAGACTTCGGTTCGTGGCAGAATTTGTCTTTGGGTTTGTTTGTGCTGGTATTGATAATTGCATTGAATCAGTCCCGCAATCAGTGGATACGATTGACTTCGATCGTCAGTGGTTTGGTCGCCGGATTTATTATTTCAGGTTTTTTGGGCAAGCTGGATTTTTCCCATCTGAGTTCGCTGCCGTTGATTAGCGTACCGGTTCCGTTTAAATACGGATTTAGTTTTGATTGGGCAGCGTTTGTACCCATTGCTTTAATTTATGTCATTACCACCATCGAAAGTACGGGTGATATTACCGCGAACTGCCTTATTTCAAAGCAGCCTATTGAAGGTGATTCTTATCTGAAGCGGGTCAAAGGGGGCGTGTTGGCGGATGGTTTGAATTCGGCGATTGCTGCGATTTTCAATACCTTTCCCAATACAACGTTTAGCCAGAATAACGGTGTTATTCAATTGACCGGCATTGCCAGTCGGCATGTCGGCTTGTTTATTGCGGTGGTGTTGATGGTGTTGGGGTTGTTTCCGGTGATTGGCGGAATTTTACAGCAAATACCGAAACCCGTGCTGGGTGGTGCAACGCTGGTGATGTTCGGTACAGTGGCGGCGGCCGGTGTTAAAATTCTGGCCAATGAAGATTTGGATCGCCGCAAAATGCTGATCATGGCGGTGTCATTCGGTGTTGGCCTGGGCGTATCCATGGTGCCTAACGTGTTGGATGTGACACCGAAAGTGATTCAGAATATTTTCGGCTCGCCGGTAACGACGGGTGGGTTAATGGCGATTGTGCTGAATTTGCTGATGCCGGAAGAGCACCGGGCGACAGAGCCGGTGCTGTCTAAGGCCTGA
- a CDS encoding ion channel protein Tsx, producing the protein MSFKYAISALGAALLISGPAQAELFWSDFSLSYLQGSEYEVGDPDRQVLTVEHASGSNWGDNFFFLDHTTSDDDSFDNYFELAPRLSLSYVSGSKLGVSIFKDFFVASQWEGGQFNNYMYGVGTSLDLPGFKYFHVNIYQVKNDLWDDDEQLSISWGAPFTIAGVAFLYDGFLDYSSSSDTNATEMNFTSQLKWNAGQLIGSKAPFYIGMEYAYWTNKYGIDGVDEKNPCLLVKWHF; encoded by the coding sequence ATGAGTTTTAAATACGCCATTTCTGCGCTGGGTGCGGCTTTATTGATATCCGGCCCTGCCCAGGCGGAGTTGTTCTGGAGTGATTTCAGCCTGAGTTATTTGCAGGGGTCGGAATACGAAGTGGGAGATCCGGATCGGCAGGTACTGACGGTTGAACACGCGAGCGGGTCTAATTGGGGTGATAATTTTTTCTTTCTGGATCATACCACCAGTGACGACGATAGCTTTGATAACTATTTCGAACTCGCGCCCCGTTTAAGCTTGTCCTATGTCAGTGGCAGCAAGTTGGGGGTCAGTATATTCAAAGACTTTTTCGTAGCCTCGCAGTGGGAAGGCGGCCAGTTCAATAACTATATGTACGGTGTGGGTACCAGTCTGGATTTGCCGGGATTCAAATACTTCCACGTGAATATATATCAGGTAAAAAATGATTTGTGGGATGACGACGAGCAGCTTTCGATTTCATGGGGGGCTCCATTTACCATCGCCGGTGTGGCGTTTTTATATGATGGCTTCCTGGATTATTCAAGCTCGTCTGACACGAATGCAACTGAAATGAATTTCACATCTCAGCTCAAATGGAACGCCGGTCAGCTCATCGGCAGTAAGGCGCCGTTTTATATCGGCATGGAATACGCATACTGGACGAATAAATACGGCATCGATGGCGTAGACGAAAAAAATCCCTGCCTGTTAGTGAAATGGCATTTTTAA
- a CDS encoding TetR/AcrR family transcriptional regulator: MKWDIASHRDDKPAGRIRQKNEDIIIAAAEAEFAHNGFKGATMNNIAQRADLPKSNIHYYFKNKLQLYIEVLTNIIDLWDNALNDLDGDAEPGDALRAYITEKMRFSYEYPLASKVFAKEILSGAPRLAEYFNDDYQDWFNSKTHVFRRWAEQGKIDPVEPAHIVFLLWSSTQHYSDFEVQISAALGKKKLNKKDFEEATDVLCKIVIRGLGVKED, encoded by the coding sequence ATGAAGTGGGATATTGCATCACACCGTGACGACAAGCCTGCTGGTCGTATCCGACAAAAGAATGAAGATATCATTATCGCTGCGGCAGAAGCTGAATTCGCGCACAACGGCTTTAAAGGCGCGACTATGAACAATATTGCACAACGGGCTGATTTGCCCAAGTCCAACATTCATTACTACTTTAAGAATAAACTCCAGCTCTATATTGAAGTGCTCACCAACATTATTGATTTGTGGGACAACGCACTGAATGATTTGGATGGAGATGCTGAGCCGGGTGACGCACTGCGTGCTTATATTACAGAGAAAATGCGCTTCTCATACGAGTATCCCTTGGCCTCTAAAGTGTTTGCTAAAGAAATACTTTCGGGCGCTCCGCGCTTGGCGGAATACTTTAACGATGATTATCAGGACTGGTTTAATAGTAAAACTCATGTGTTTCGACGCTGGGCGGAGCAGGGCAAGATAGATCCGGTAGAACCGGCTCATATTGTATTTTTGCTCTGGAGTTCAACCCAGCATTATTCCGATTTCGAGGTGCAAATCTCTGCCGCATTAGGCAAAAAAAAGCTCAACAAAAAAGATTTTGAAGAGGCAACCGATGTGCTTTGTAAAATTGTGATTCGGGGGTTGGGGGTGAAAGAAGACTGA
- the ade gene encoding adenine deaminase, whose translation MTASDNDPRKQNRDFLGRCVDQALGRIAADLVIRNTEFLDVISGERIPGDIAICGDRIVGTCESYSGNEEIDGSGLVVVPGFIDTHVHCESSLVTPLEFDRCVLPRGTTTAICDPHEIANVLGREGIRYFMDCAEQTCMDLRVQLSSCVPATHLETAGARLDADDLVALRDHPSVIGLAEFMNYPGLLAKDPLVMDKLAAFKDQHIDGHAPLVRGRELNAYLACGICTCHETTSQDEALEKLRKGMHVLIREGTVSKDLHALAPLLNTNTSNAMGFCTDDRNPLDIAEEGHLDHLIRTAIELGIAPADAYRAATWSAARAFGLRDRGLVAPGKRADLVLLSDYKQCRVHAVISAGRVVTTDLFRQRQPIAAVGLNSVKRQPIHSQDLKIPAIDAPFPVIGVSPGSIITDRLNVTLPNHNGQHVADTHNDILKICVLERHGYNGSIGRGFVKGFGLQHGALASSVGHDSHNLCVLGSADDDMTAAVNHLIRIGGGFAIFHQGRLIAELPLPLAGLMSLAPYEQVHQHLLNLRAAVRRMGCPLPEPFLQLAFLALPVIPHLKITDQGLVDVDQFCLLDGF comes from the coding sequence ATGACTGCATCTGACAATGATCCACGTAAACAGAACCGCGACTTTCTGGGCCGCTGCGTTGATCAGGCGCTAGGCCGTATCGCAGCAGACCTGGTGATTCGCAATACTGAATTTCTGGATGTCATCAGCGGCGAACGAATACCTGGCGACATCGCAATCTGCGGTGACCGTATCGTGGGCACATGCGAATCCTATAGCGGTAACGAAGAGATCGACGGCTCCGGCTTGGTGGTCGTGCCTGGCTTTATTGATACCCACGTCCATTGTGAATCCAGCTTGGTCACCCCCCTTGAATTTGATCGCTGCGTGTTACCCCGGGGTACCACTACGGCCATTTGCGATCCTCATGAAATCGCGAATGTTCTGGGCCGCGAAGGCATCCGGTATTTTATGGACTGCGCAGAACAGACCTGCATGGACCTGCGGGTTCAATTATCGTCCTGTGTGCCCGCAACCCACCTGGAAACCGCCGGCGCACGCCTCGATGCAGACGACCTGGTGGCGCTGCGCGATCATCCCAGCGTTATCGGGCTGGCCGAATTTATGAACTACCCCGGATTATTGGCCAAAGACCCGTTGGTGATGGATAAACTCGCGGCATTCAAAGACCAGCACATTGACGGACATGCGCCACTGGTAAGGGGTCGTGAACTGAATGCCTATCTCGCCTGCGGGATCTGCACTTGCCATGAAACCACCTCACAAGACGAAGCGCTGGAAAAATTACGCAAAGGCATGCATGTGCTGATTCGCGAAGGCACTGTGTCCAAGGATCTCCATGCACTGGCGCCGTTACTGAACACCAATACGTCGAATGCCATGGGCTTTTGCACTGACGACCGAAACCCGCTGGACATCGCCGAAGAAGGCCATCTCGATCACCTTATTCGCACCGCCATTGAGCTGGGAATTGCTCCGGCAGACGCCTATCGAGCAGCGACCTGGTCTGCCGCCCGTGCGTTCGGGTTAAGGGATCGGGGGCTGGTCGCGCCGGGTAAACGCGCAGATCTGGTGTTGCTATCAGACTACAAACAGTGCCGGGTGCACGCTGTTATCAGCGCCGGTCGCGTAGTAACCACGGACTTGTTCCGCCAACGTCAACCCATCGCCGCGGTGGGCTTGAACAGTGTCAAGCGTCAGCCCATCCATAGCCAAGACCTGAAAATCCCCGCCATAGACGCCCCGTTTCCGGTAATCGGGGTCAGTCCCGGCAGTATCATCACCGATCGCCTTAACGTAACCTTGCCGAATCACAACGGCCAACATGTCGCGGACACCCACAACGACATCCTGAAAATTTGCGTGTTGGAGCGCCATGGCTACAACGGCTCCATCGGTCGCGGTTTTGTCAAAGGCTTTGGCCTGCAGCACGGGGCGCTGGCTTCTTCGGTAGGACATGACAGTCACAACCTGTGCGTGCTGGGCAGCGCCGACGACGATATGACCGCCGCCGTCAACCACCTGATCCGTATCGGCGGTGGCTTTGCTATATTCCACCAAGGCCGGTTGATTGCTGAACTGCCATTGCCGTTAGCAGGCCTGATGAGCCTTGCTCCTTATGAACAAGTTCACCAGCACCTGCTCAACTTGCGCGCAGCGGTTCGCCGTATGGGTTGTCCGCTTCCGGAGCCGTTTCTGCAATTGGCGTTTCTGGCACTACCGGTGATCCCCCACCTGAAAATAACCGATCAGGGCTTGGTGGATGTGGATCAGTTTTGTTTGCTTGACGGCTTTTAA